From a single Staphylococcus epidermidis genomic region:
- a CDS encoding teichoic acid D-Ala incorporation-associated protein DltX: MKGKEPSNKYFDKMKPYLITLLYLAIFIALYLIYGSGDTQNNFIYNEF; this comes from the coding sequence ATGAAAGGAAAAGAGCCTTCTAACAAATATTTTGATAAAATGAAGCCTTACTTAATCACTTTGTTATATTTAGCTATTTTTATAGCGCTATATTTAATTTATGGTAGTGGTGATACACAAAACAACTTCATTTATAATGAATTCTAA
- a CDS encoding 2-hydroxyacid dehydrogenase → MNKILVTRQIPQHYVEQLKKLGQLVMWEHDLTPMSRESFLANVEDATACVITLSEHIDEEVFLRAQQLKVIANMAVGFDNIDISLAKKHGVVVTNTPHVLTETTAELGFTLMLTVARRIIEATSYIQEGKWKSWGPYLLSGKDVYGATVGIFGMGDIGKAFARRLQGFDARIIYHNRKRDLNAERDLNATYVTFKSLLEQSDFIICTAPLTKETENQFDARAFNKMKNDAVFINIGRGAIVDEEALLEALKNHEIQACGLDVMRQEPIQPNHPILKLPNAVVLPHIGSASQVTRNRMVQLCIDNIKAVLNNDAPITPVTSLHF, encoded by the coding sequence ATGAATAAAATACTCGTAACACGTCAAATTCCACAACACTACGTAGAGCAACTTAAAAAACTAGGACAACTTGTCATGTGGGAACACGATTTAACGCCTATGTCTAGAGAATCATTTCTTGCTAACGTTGAAGATGCAACAGCATGTGTGATCACATTGAGTGAGCATATTGATGAAGAAGTATTTCTCAGGGCACAACAACTTAAAGTGATTGCTAATATGGCAGTAGGTTTTGACAATATTGATATTTCATTAGCAAAGAAACATGGTGTAGTTGTTACCAATACACCTCACGTACTGACAGAGACAACTGCCGAACTAGGGTTTACATTGATGCTTACTGTAGCACGTAGAATCATTGAAGCGACATCATATATTCAAGAGGGTAAGTGGAAAAGTTGGGGACCCTACTTATTATCAGGAAAAGATGTATACGGTGCAACTGTTGGTATTTTTGGAATGGGTGATATAGGAAAAGCGTTTGCACGTCGCTTACAAGGGTTTGATGCACGGATAATATATCACAATCGCAAACGTGACTTAAATGCTGAAAGAGATTTAAATGCTACATATGTAACGTTTAAATCTTTACTTGAACAAAGTGATTTTATTATTTGCACAGCACCTTTAACCAAGGAAACTGAGAATCAATTTGATGCTCGAGCTTTTAATAAAATGAAAAATGATGCTGTCTTCATTAATATTGGAAGAGGTGCAATTGTAGATGAGGAAGCACTTTTAGAAGCATTAAAAAATCATGAGATACAAGCCTGTGGTTTAGATGTTATGCGTCAAGAACCTATTCAACCTAATCATCCAATACTGAAATTACCTAACGCTGTGGTGTTACCTCACATAGGAAGTGCATCCCAAGTCACTAGAAATCGAATGGTACAACTTTGTATAGATAATATTAAAGCAGTATTAAATAATGATGCACCAATAACCCCTGTAACCTCTTTACACTTTTAA
- a CDS encoding TIGR01457 family HAD-type hydrolase, with translation MKHYQAYLIDLDGTMYKGTDEIDGAAQFIDYLNNNHIPHLYVTNNSTKTPVQVTEKLRDMHIDAKPDEVVTSALATADYISEQHPNATVYMIGGHGLKTALTDAGLSIKNDEHVDYVVIGLDEKVTYEKLSIATLAVRNGAKFISTNPDVSIPKERGFLPGNGAITSVVSVSTGIQPEFIGKPEPIIMSKSLDILGLEKSEVAMVGDLYDTDIMSGINVGIDTIHVQTGVSTYEDIQSKEIPPTYSFKDLNVAIAELEK, from the coding sequence GTGAAACATTATCAGGCATACTTAATCGATTTAGATGGGACAATGTATAAAGGCACAGATGAAATTGACGGTGCCGCACAATTTATAGATTATTTAAATAATAATCATATCCCGCATCTATATGTAACTAATAATTCTACAAAGACACCTGTTCAAGTTACTGAGAAGTTACGTGATATGCATATTGATGCTAAACCAGATGAAGTTGTAACTTCAGCATTGGCAACAGCGGATTATATCTCTGAACAGCATCCAAATGCAACTGTATATATGATTGGTGGTCATGGACTCAAAACTGCACTAACTGATGCAGGACTTTCAATAAAGAATGATGAACATGTTGATTATGTAGTTATTGGTTTAGATGAAAAGGTAACATATGAAAAATTATCAATCGCAACATTAGCTGTACGTAATGGAGCTAAATTTATATCTACAAATCCAGATGTATCCATACCTAAAGAGAGAGGTTTTTTACCTGGTAATGGTGCTATTACGAGTGTGGTCAGTGTCTCTACTGGCATTCAGCCAGAGTTTATTGGTAAACCTGAACCAATTATAATGTCTAAGTCTTTAGATATACTTGGATTAGAAAAATCAGAAGTTGCAATGGTTGGTGATTTATATGACACAGACATTATGTCAGGTATTAACGTAGGTATTGATACGATACATGTTCAAACTGGTGTGAGTACGTATGAAGATATTCAATCTAAAGAAATACCGCCTACGTATTCATTTAAAGATTTAAATGTAGCTATTGCAGAATTAGAAAAATAA
- a CDS encoding DUF86 domain-containing protein — MYFVDKDKLTQKITYLQKLTEDYNDNKRNLYAFERIGQMLIESSVDIGNMIIDGFILRDPGNYKDVIDILELENVISKETQSHINRTIDVRKQFAHHYIDLNMNKIEPLFDDALPYYKQFIQEVGQFLENENVPITAFGKGANN; from the coding sequence ATGTATTTTGTAGATAAAGATAAACTAACTCAGAAAATCACTTACTTACAAAAGCTCACTGAAGATTACAATGATAATAAAAGGAACCTATATGCTTTTGAACGAATTGGTCAAATGTTAATTGAATCTTCTGTAGATATTGGCAATATGATTATAGATGGGTTTATTTTAAGAGATCCTGGTAATTATAAAGATGTAATAGATATTTTAGAATTGGAAAATGTTATTTCAAAAGAAACACAATCACATATCAATCGAACTATTGATGTTAGAAAACAGTTTGCACATCACTATATCGATTTAAATATGAATAAAATTGAGCCGTTATTTGATGATGCACTACCATACTATAAGCAATTTATTCAAGAAGTAGGACAATTTTTAGAAAATGAAAATGTACCAATTACCGCATTTGGAAAAGGAGCGAATAACTAG
- a CDS encoding DUF3055 domain-containing protein produces the protein MIDMYLYDDEEQSQVQFVGFVGEHSRYDLMLVQTDRHYGKTLVLNMQTNQFGIIGSDDIEEEGYISHILGVSKEEADEIIEYLNEVIQ, from the coding sequence ATGATAGATATGTACTTATATGATGATGAAGAACAAAGCCAAGTACAGTTCGTCGGCTTTGTTGGTGAGCATAGTCGTTACGACTTAATGCTTGTACAAACGGATAGACATTATGGTAAAACTTTAGTTTTAAATATGCAGACAAATCAATTTGGCATTATAGGTTCAGATGATATAGAAGAAGAAGGTTACATTTCTCATATTTTAGGAGTATCAAAGGAAGAAGCGGATGAAATTATTGAATATTTAAATGAAGTTATTCAATAG
- a CDS encoding YutD family protein, whose protein sequence is MIKVDQQYFELIEEYRECFDEEIFSARYSDILDKYDYVVGDYGYDQLRLKGFYKDSNKKAEISKRFSSIQDYILEYCNFGCPYFVVRRLSPNEFIEEIDDKEDIIDKLHDVKIQPTIQDTEKHTQAIDQ, encoded by the coding sequence ATGATTAAAGTCGACCAACAATATTTTGAATTGATAGAAGAATATAGAGAATGTTTTGATGAGGAAATATTTTCAGCTAGGTATTCGGATATATTAGACAAATATGATTATGTCGTAGGTGACTATGGTTACGATCAATTACGCTTAAAAGGATTTTATAAAGATAGTAATAAAAAGGCAGAAATAAGTAAACGATTTTCAAGTATACAAGATTATATACTAGAATATTGTAATTTTGGTTGTCCTTATTTTGTAGTCAGACGATTGTCACCAAATGAATTTATTGAAGAAATAGATGATAAAGAAGATATCATTGATAAATTACATGATGTTAAGATTCAACCTACTATTCAAGACACAGAAAAACATACCCAAGCTATAGATCAATAG
- the lipA gene encoding lipoyl synthase: MATRNEEILRKPDWLKIKLNTNDNYTGLKKMMREKNLHTVCEEAKCPNIHECWGARRTATFMILGAVCTRACRFCAVKTGLPNELDLNEPERVAESVELMNLKHVVITAVARDDLRDQGSNVYAETVRKVRERNPFTTIEILPSDMGGDYEALETLMASRPDILNHNIETVRRLTPRVRARATYDRTLQFLRRSKELQPDIPTKSSLMVGLGETMEEIYETMDDLRANDVDILTIGQYLQPSRKHLKVEKYYTPLEFGKMRKIAMEKGFKHCQAGPLVRSSYHADEQVNEAAKEKQRQGEEQLN, from the coding sequence ATGGCGACTAGAAATGAAGAAATTTTACGTAAACCGGATTGGTTAAAGATTAAGCTTAACACAAACGATAATTATACTGGTCTTAAGAAAATGATGCGTGAGAAGAATTTACACACAGTGTGTGAAGAAGCTAAATGTCCAAATATTCACGAATGTTGGGGTGCGCGTCGTACAGCTACATTTATGATTTTAGGGGCAGTATGTACAAGAGCATGTCGATTCTGCGCAGTAAAAACGGGTTTACCTAATGAATTAGATTTAAATGAACCAGAACGAGTTGCAGAATCAGTAGAATTAATGAATTTAAAACATGTTGTAATTACTGCTGTTGCACGTGATGATTTAAGAGATCAAGGCTCAAACGTGTATGCAGAAACAGTACGTAAAGTAAGAGAAAGAAATCCATTTACAACAATAGAAATTTTACCATCTGACATGGGTGGCGATTATGAAGCCCTTGAAACATTAATGGCTTCTAGACCAGACATTCTTAATCACAACATTGAAACGGTTCGTCGCTTAACACCAAGAGTTCGAGCTCGAGCAACTTACGATAGAACTTTACAATTTTTACGTCGTTCTAAAGAATTACAACCTGATATTCCAACAAAATCAAGTTTGATGGTTGGGTTAGGTGAAACGATGGAAGAAATTTATGAAACAATGGATGATTTACGCGCTAATGATGTTGATATTTTAACTATAGGTCAATATTTACAACCGTCTCGAAAACATTTGAAAGTTGAGAAATATTATACGCCATTAGAATTTGGTAAAATGAGAAAGATTGCAATGGAAAAAGGATTTAAACATTGTCAAGCAGGACCTTTAGTAAGAAGCTCATATCATGCTGATGAGCAAGTGAATGAAGCAGCTAAAGAGAAACAACGCCAAGGTGAAGAACAACTTAATTAA
- a CDS encoding bifunctional metallophosphatase/5'-nucleotidase, with product MELTIYHTNDIHSHLNEYARIQAYMAKHRPQLEHPSLYIDIGDHVDLSAPVTEATVGQKNIELLNEAHCDIATIGNNEGMTISHDALQNLYNDADFKVICTNVIDEEGHLPHHITSSYIKEIKGTRILFVAATAPFTPFYRALDWIVTDPLAAIKDEINAHQGEYDFLMVMSHVGIFFDEKLCQEIPEIDVIFGSHTHHHFEHGEINNGVLMAAAGKYGYYLGEVNITIENGKIVDKIAKIHPIETLPLVETHFEEEGRALLSKPVVNHHVNLVKRTDVVTRTSYLLAESVYEFSRADCAIVNAGLIVNGIEADKVTEYDIHRMLPHPINIVRVRLTGKQLKQVIQKSQKQEYMHEHAQGLGFRGDIFGGYILYNLGFIESEDRYFIGDEEIQNDKQYTLGTVDMYTFGRYFPLLKGLSTDYIMPEFLRDIFKEKLLKL from the coding sequence ATGGAATTAACAATATATCACACGAATGATATTCATAGTCATTTAAATGAATATGCTCGTATTCAAGCTTATATGGCAAAACATAGACCGCAACTTGAACATCCCTCACTCTATATAGATATAGGTGACCATGTTGATTTATCAGCACCTGTGACAGAAGCTACGGTAGGACAAAAAAATATAGAACTTTTAAATGAAGCACATTGTGATATTGCAACCATTGGAAATAATGAAGGAATGACAATTTCTCATGATGCTTTACAAAATCTATATAACGACGCGGATTTTAAAGTGATTTGCACGAATGTCATAGATGAAGAGGGACATCTTCCACATCATATTACCTCTTCGTATATCAAAGAAATAAAAGGAACACGTATTTTATTTGTTGCAGCAACGGCACCGTTCACACCTTTTTATCGAGCACTGGATTGGATTGTTACTGACCCATTAGCGGCAATCAAAGATGAAATCAATGCACATCAAGGTGAATATGATTTTTTAATGGTTATGAGCCATGTCGGTATCTTTTTTGATGAAAAGTTATGCCAAGAGATTCCGGAAATAGATGTTATCTTTGGTAGTCATACGCATCATCATTTTGAACATGGAGAAATAAACAATGGTGTTTTGATGGCAGCTGCCGGAAAATATGGCTATTATTTAGGTGAAGTTAATATTACGATTGAAAATGGAAAAATCGTTGATAAAATCGCCAAAATTCATCCTATTGAAACACTTCCCTTAGTCGAGACACATTTTGAAGAAGAAGGAAGAGCACTTCTAAGTAAACCAGTAGTTAATCATCATGTGAACTTAGTCAAAAGAACAGATGTTGTTACAAGAACATCGTATTTACTGGCTGAAAGTGTATATGAGTTTTCAAGGGCTGATTGTGCAATCGTAAATGCTGGACTTATAGTTAATGGCATTGAAGCTGATAAAGTGACGGAATATGATATACATCGCATGTTACCCCATCCAATCAATATTGTAAGAGTTCGATTAACCGGTAAACAATTAAAGCAAGTGATTCAAAAAAGCCAAAAGCAAGAATATATGCACGAACATGCACAAGGTCTTGGTTTTAGAGGGGATATATTTGGAGGATATATTTTATATAATCTAGGCTTTATTGAGTCAGAAGACCGTTATTTTATAGGCGATGAAGAGATTCAAAATGATAAACAATATACGTTAGGTACTGTTGATATGTATACATTTGGAAGATATTTCCCATTGCTAAAGGGGTTATCTACAGATTATATTATGCCTGAATTTTTACGTGATATTTTTAAAGAGAAATTACTAAAATTATAA
- a CDS encoding sulfite exporter TauE/SafE family protein: protein MLLTIILLILIGGLSAILGSIVGIGGGIIIVPTLVYLGVNHHLLHGITTQIAIGTSSVILIVTGLSSSLGYLKTKQVDIKNGSIFLFGLLPGSLVGSFLSRYLTLDSFNLYFGVFMIFVSILLMIRHKIKPFKIFDKPKYARTYVDAERKTYRYSVPPLFAFITTLFIGLLTGLFGIGGGALMTPLMLIVFRFPPHVAVGTSMMMIFFSSVMSSIGHIFQGHVAWGYSIILIISSVIGAQIGVRVNRSMKSDTVVMLLRTVMLIMGIYLIIKSFI, encoded by the coding sequence ATGTTATTAACAATTATTCTATTAATATTAATAGGGGGATTATCAGCGATTTTAGGATCTATCGTTGGTATTGGTGGTGGAATCATCATCGTCCCCACACTTGTTTATTTAGGCGTTAACCATCATCTTCTACATGGTATTACGACGCAAATTGCAATAGGTACTTCTTCAGTTATTCTGATTGTTACTGGATTATCTTCCTCATTAGGATATTTAAAAACCAAACAAGTAGATATAAAAAATGGTTCGATATTTCTATTTGGACTACTACCTGGATCTTTGGTTGGTTCTTTTTTAAGTAGATACCTTACACTTGATTCGTTTAACTTATACTTTGGCGTGTTTATGATATTTGTGTCGATATTACTGATGATTCGTCACAAAATCAAACCTTTTAAAATTTTTGACAAACCTAAATATGCGCGTACATATGTTGATGCTGAAAGGAAAACATACCGTTATAGTGTACCACCCCTGTTTGCTTTTATAACAACGTTATTTATTGGGCTATTAACAGGGCTGTTTGGCATAGGTGGAGGTGCATTGATGACCCCTCTTATGCTCATCGTCTTTAGATTTCCACCACATGTTGCAGTAGGCACAAGTATGATGATGATTTTCTTTTCAAGTGTGATGAGTTCAATAGGGCACATCTTTCAAGGACATGTGGCTTGGGGCTATTCTATCATTCTCATTATTTCAAGTGTTATAGGTGCACAAATAGGTGTGAGGGTCAATCGATCTATGAAATCCGACACAGTTGTAATGTTATTGAGAACAGTAATGCTTATTATGGGTATATATTTAATCATTAAATCTTTTATTTAA
- a CDS encoding DUF72 domain-containing protein, which yields MIEIGLTGWGDHDTLYEDLERKTDKLKTYASHFPIVELDASYYAIQPERNIIKWINETPNRFQFVVKIHQALTLHADYRDYAESRDILFKQFKEMINPLKEHNKLAMVLVQFPPWFDCNVQNINYILYVRKQLTDIPMSIEFRHQSWFDNQYKEQTLSFLTQHQIIHAVVDEPQVKEGSVPLVNRITSEIAFVRYHGRNHYGWTKKDMTDQEWRDVRYLYDYSDDELADLARKVEILNQKAKKVYVIFNNNSGGHAANNAKKYQNILDIDYEGLAPQQLKLF from the coding sequence ATGATAGAAATAGGTCTTACTGGCTGGGGTGACCATGATACATTATATGAGGATTTAGAGCGTAAAACAGATAAGTTAAAAACGTATGCTAGTCACTTCCCAATAGTAGAGTTGGATGCTTCGTATTATGCGATACAGCCAGAGCGAAATATAATTAAATGGATAAATGAAACGCCGAATAGATTTCAATTCGTTGTTAAAATTCATCAAGCATTAACATTGCATGCTGACTATAGAGATTATGCAGAGTCGAGAGATATATTATTTAAACAGTTTAAAGAAATGATCAATCCGTTAAAAGAGCATAATAAATTGGCGATGGTGCTCGTACAATTTCCACCTTGGTTTGATTGTAACGTCCAAAATATAAATTACATCTTATATGTGAGAAAACAATTAACTGATATTCCGATGAGCATTGAATTTAGACATCAATCATGGTTTGACAATCAGTATAAAGAACAAACTTTATCCTTCTTAACACAACATCAAATCATTCATGCAGTGGTAGATGAACCTCAAGTTAAAGAGGGGAGCGTTCCTTTAGTAAATAGGATTACTAGTGAAATTGCTTTTGTACGTTATCATGGACGTAATCATTATGGTTGGACTAAAAAAGATATGACTGATCAAGAATGGCGAGATGTAAGATATTTATATGATTATAGCGATGATGAGTTAGCTGACTTGGCTCGTAAAGTCGAAATACTTAATCAAAAGGCTAAGAAAGTATATGTAATTTTTAATAATAACTCTGGCGGTCATGCAGCTAATAATGCTAAAAAGTATCAAAATATTTTAGACATTGATTATGAAGGTTTAGCACCGCAACAATTAAAACTATTTTAA
- a CDS encoding hemolysin family protein, with amino-acid sequence MIIAIILLIFVSFFFSGSETALTAANRTKFQTEAKKGDRKAQGLTKLLDKSSEFITTILIGNNVANIILPTLVTILAIDIGVNVGIASAIVTIVIILISEVIPKSIAATFPDKISKLVYPIIHICVIVLKPITILLNKMTDGINHLLSRGQPVEKRFSKEEIRTLLNIAGREGAFNEIENTRLQNVMDFEQLKVKDVDTTPRINVVAFSKDVTYDEAYDTVMNNPYTRYPVYDENIDDIIGVFHSKYLLAWSKHKEESITNYASSPLFVNEHNRAEWVLRKMTVSRKHLAIVLDEFGGTDAIVSHEDLIEELLGMDIEDEMDREEENKLKHQKFPQSMMHR; translated from the coding sequence ATGATTATTGCAATTATACTATTAATATTTGTTTCATTTTTCTTTTCAGGTAGTGAGACAGCATTAACAGCCGCGAATCGCACTAAGTTTCAAACTGAAGCTAAAAAGGGTGATCGTAAGGCGCAAGGTTTAACAAAGTTATTAGATAAATCAAGTGAATTTATCACTACTATATTAATCGGTAACAATGTAGCGAATATTATTTTACCTACACTCGTGACAATCTTAGCGATTGATATTGGAGTGAATGTGGGAATAGCATCAGCAATTGTAACAATTGTGATTATACTTATTTCTGAAGTGATTCCTAAATCAATTGCTGCAACATTTCCTGATAAAATTTCAAAACTTGTGTATCCTATCATTCATATATGTGTTATTGTACTCAAGCCCATTACAATCTTATTAAACAAGATGACAGATGGTATTAATCATTTACTATCTCGAGGCCAACCTGTTGAAAAAAGATTTTCTAAAGAAGAAATTCGTACATTATTAAATATTGCGGGTAGAGAAGGTGCATTTAATGAGATAGAAAATACTCGACTTCAAAACGTTATGGACTTTGAACAATTGAAGGTTAAGGATGTTGATACCACGCCTCGTATTAATGTTGTAGCTTTTTCAAAGGATGTAACATATGACGAAGCTTATGATACAGTGATGAATAATCCATATACGAGATATCCAGTATATGATGAAAATATAGATGATATCATCGGCGTATTCCACTCAAAATATTTATTAGCTTGGAGTAAACATAAAGAGGAGTCAATTACTAATTATGCATCAAGCCCTTTATTTGTAAATGAACATAATAGAGCAGAATGGGTATTGCGTAAAATGACCGTTTCACGAAAACATTTAGCGATTGTTTTAGATGAATTTGGAGGTACGGATGCTATCGTATCGCACGAAGATTTAATAGAAGAGCTACTTGGTATGGATATTGAGGATGAAATGGATCGTGAAGAAGAAAATAAATTAAAACATCAAAAATTTCCACAAAGCATGATGCATCGTTAA
- the sufB gene encoding Fe-S cluster assembly protein SufB has protein sequence MAKQAPDVGDYKYGFHDEDVSIFRSERGLTENIVTEISKMKEEPQWMLDFRLKALKLFYKMPMPQWGGDLSELDFDDITYYVKPSEHTERSWDEVPEEIKRTFDKLGIPEAEQKYLAGVSAQYESEVVYHNMEKELEEKGIIFKDTDSALRENEELFREYFASVVPAADNKFAALNSAVWSGGSFIYVPKNVKLDTPLQAYFRINSENMGQFERTLIIADEGASVNYVEGCTAPVYSTSSLHSAVVEIIVHKDAHVRYTTIQNWANNVYNLVTKRTFVHENGNMEWVDGNLGSKLTMKYPNCVLLGEGAKGSTLSIAFAGKGQVQDAGAKMIHKAPNTSSTIVSKSISKNGGKVIYRGIVHFGRKAKGARSNIECDTLILDNESTSDTIPYNEVFNDNISLEHEAKVSKVSEEQLFYLMSRGISEEEATEMIVMGFIEPFTKELPMEYAVEMNRLIKFEMEGSIG, from the coding sequence ATGGCAAAACAAGCACCTGATGTTGGGGATTATAAATACGGATTCCATGACGAAGATGTTTCCATTTTTAGATCAGAGCGTGGTTTAACGGAAAATATAGTAACAGAAATCTCTAAAATGAAAGAAGAGCCACAATGGATGTTAGATTTCCGTTTGAAAGCATTAAAACTATTCTATAAAATGCCAATGCCACAATGGGGTGGAGATTTATCTGAATTAGATTTTGATGATATTACGTATTATGTTAAACCTTCTGAACATACTGAACGTTCATGGGATGAAGTGCCTGAAGAAATCAAACGTACTTTCGATAAATTAGGTATTCCAGAAGCTGAGCAGAAATACTTAGCTGGAGTTTCTGCACAATATGAATCAGAAGTTGTTTATCATAATATGGAGAAAGAACTGGAAGAAAAGGGTATTATTTTCAAAGATACTGATAGTGCATTACGTGAAAATGAAGAGTTATTTAGAGAATATTTTGCGTCAGTGGTACCTGCTGCAGATAATAAATTTGCTGCATTAAATTCAGCAGTATGGTCTGGTGGTTCATTCATTTATGTTCCTAAGAATGTTAAATTAGATACACCACTACAAGCATATTTCCGTATTAACTCTGAGAATATGGGACAATTCGAACGTACATTAATAATTGCTGATGAAGGTGCATCAGTAAACTATGTAGAAGGTTGTACTGCACCTGTATACTCTACAAGTTCGCTACACTCGGCAGTTGTTGAAATTATAGTACACAAAGATGCACATGTAAGATATACTACTATCCAAAACTGGGCTAATAACGTATATAATTTAGTAACTAAACGTACCTTTGTCCATGAGAATGGTAATATGGAATGGGTAGATGGAAACTTAGGCTCTAAGTTAACGATGAAATATCCAAACTGTGTACTTTTAGGTGAAGGTGCCAAAGGTAGCACATTATCCATTGCATTTGCTGGTAAAGGTCAAGTTCAAGATGCTGGTGCTAAAATGATTCATAAAGCACCTAATACATCTTCAACTATTGTTTCTAAATCTATCTCCAAAAATGGTGGTAAAGTCATTTATCGTGGTATCGTTCATTTTGGACGTAAAGCTAAGGGAGCACGTTCAAATATCGAATGTGATACATTAATTTTAGATAATGAATCGACTTCAGATACTATCCCTTATAATGAAGTGTTCAATGACAATATTTCATTAGAACATGAAGCTAAAGTTTCTAAAGTATCAGAAGAGCAATTATTCTATCTTATGAGTCGTGGTATTTCTGAGGAAGAAGCGACAGAAATGATTGTTATGGGATTCATTGAGCCGTTCACAAAAGAATTACCAATGGAATACGCAGTAGAAATGAACCGTTTAATTAAGTTTGAAATGGAAGGCTCAATTGGTTAA
- the sufU gene encoding Fe-S cluster assembly sulfur transfer protein SufU — protein sequence MNFNNLDQLYRSVIMDHYKNPRNKGVLDNGSMTVDMNNPTCGDRIRLTFDIEDGIINDAKFEGEGCSISMSSASMMTEAVKGHSLGEAMQMSQEFTKMMLGEDYEITEEMGDIEALQGVSQFPARIKCATLAWKALEKGTVEKEGKSEGTTEED from the coding sequence ATGAATTTTAATAATTTGGATCAATTATATAGATCTGTAATTATGGATCATTACAAAAACCCTAGAAACAAAGGTGTCTTAGACAATGGCTCAATGACTGTTGATATGAATAACCCTACATGTGGTGATCGCATACGTTTGACATTTGATATTGAAGACGGAATCATTAATGATGCTAAGTTTGAAGGAGAAGGATGTTCAATTTCAATGTCTAGTGCATCTATGATGACTGAAGCAGTTAAAGGTCATTCACTTGGTGAAGCAATGCAAATGAGCCAAGAGTTTACTAAAATGATGCTCGGTGAAGACTACGAGATTACAGAAGAAATGGGAGATATTGAGGCGCTTCAAGGTGTCTCACAATTCCCAGCTAGAATTAAATGTGCAACGCTTGCATGGAAAGCATTAGAAAAAGGGACAGTCGAAAAAGAAGGTAAGTCAGAAGGTACAACGGAAGAAGATTAA